A window of Lysobacter sp. TY2-98 genomic DNA:
ACCGCACCATGTGTCCGAGCTGCCGCTCCATCATGGCGCGGGTGCGTCGAGCGGTTTCCGCATCCTCGGTGCGATTGAGCACCTGCAGGCCGGTGCGGATCGGTGACAACGGATTGCGAAGTTCATGCGCGAGCGTGGCGAGGAACTCGTCCTTGCGACGATCGGCTTCGCGCAGGGCGTCCTCGGCATCGCGACGCTCGGTGACGTCCATCACCGCGCCGACGTAGCCGAGGAATTCGCCGGCTGCCCCGAAGCGTGGGCGCGCGGAGACGTGCAGCCAGCGCCAGGCGCCGTCCCACCGCAACCCGCGGTATTCGGTGGCGAATGCACGCTGCGCGTTCGCCGCGTCACTGACGGTGTCGGAGTAGGCCGGCAGGTCGTCCGGATGCACGACGTCTTTCCAGCCGTAGCCGAGCTCCGTCTCGGGCGCGCGTCCGGTGAACTCGGTCCAGCGCCGGCTGACGTAACTGCAGCGTCCGTCGGCCTCGGCCACCCAGACCATCATCGGCGTGATGTCGGCCATCTGCCGGAAGCGCGCTTCGGACTCGCGCAGCGCCGACACGGACTTCGCGCGCTCGATCGCTGGCCACAGGCGCGCGACGACTTCGCGCAGCAGCTGCAGTTCGTCGCTGCGCCAATCGCGCGGTTCGCCCGCGGCGGCGGTGAGCGTGCCGGCCAGGCGACCTTCGATCACGTACGACGTCGCCGCCAGCGCGACCGTTCCGTAGGGGCCGTAGTTGTCGGCGAACTGCGCGGTGAGCGGATCGCTGCGCAGGTCGCGGATCGCGACCGACTCACCGGACGCGAGCGTCGCCCCGAGTTCGCTGGTGAAGAATTCGCGCGCGTCGAATGTTCCGGAAACGCGCGGCGCGCCGTCGGTCCATTCGTGCAACGTGCGGATGACGCCCTGCTCGATGTCGATGTCCGACAACGTGCAACGCAGCAGGCCGAGGTGTTCACCGAGCAGGCGCAGGCCGATGTCGGCGACGTCGTCGGCGCTCGATGCCTGCGCGATGTGGCGATCGAGGTGGACGAGAAATGCTGCCGCAAGATCGGCACGCTTGCGATCGGTGATGTCGGTATGCGTCTGCATCACCGACTGCGGCTGGCCAGTGCCATCGCGCGTGAGCACCCAGCGCGCGTGGATGGTGCGCGGCTCGCCGTCCTTGCGGTAGTGCACGACTTCGCCCTCCCAGCGATCGCGATCGAGCAACGTGCGCGCGATATCGCCGAGCGATTTTGGAAAGCGCGTGCGCAGCAGGTCGCGTGCGACGCGGCCGATCGCCTCGTCGCGGCGGTAGCCGTACAGACGCTCCGAGCTGTCGTTCCAGTAGGTGATGCGGCCCGTGAGATCGCGGATCAGGATCGCGTCGCTGGTCAGGTCGAGCAGGCTCGCCTGTTCGGCGAGGCGACGCTCGTTGCGACGCTGCTCGGTGATGTCGCTGATGGTGCCTAGCATCGAGCTGGGCAGGCCGTCGGCGTCGTAGAGCGCCCGGCCGCGGGCCTCGATCCACAGCTCGCTTTCGTCGGGTCGGCGCACGCGGAACTGGCTTTCGAACAGCACGCGACGCTCGATCGCATCGGCCAGCGTCGCGCGCATCCGCACCAGATCATCTGGATGCAGCAGCGTGGCCACGCCCTCGCGCGTGTGCGAGATCGCGCGTTCGTCGATGCCGGTGACGCGCGCGCATTCGGGCGAGAAGGTCATGCGGCCGGTGCGCAGGTCGATCTTCCACAGCCCGGTGTCGGAGGCTTCCAGGGCAAGACGCAGCCGCGTCTCGCTCATCATCAGTGCGTGCTGTGCGCGGCGTTCGTCGGCCACGACCGCGAGCACCAGCGTGGTCGCCGCCATCACCGCGATGAAGACCTGCAGGTCGAGGTAGCGCGCATTCACCTCCAGCGATGCGAAGGGCCCGTAGCCCAGCGTCGTCCCCGCGACCGCGGTCAGCGCGATGAACAGGCAGGCGGCGCTCGCCCCGCGCAGGCGCAGCGACAATGCCGCCCACATCAATGGGCAGTACACGAGGAACGTGTACATGCGCTCGCCGCGATTGAGGAATACGTAGGCGGCGATCGCTGCGGACATGGCGAGGCAGACCGCGAACTCCGTCCACCAGCGCATCGTGCGCGGCCAGCCACCGCGCGCCCAGGCGAGCAGCATCGTGCCGACGATCAGCACACCGGTGACGTCGCCGAGATACCAGTGGCTCCACATCAGCCAGACGCGATCGGAATCCAGATGCAGCGGCGCGGCGATCGCGAGCGAGCCGATGGTGGATGAGAGCGCGGCGATCGACGCCGACACCAGCGCGAACAGCACGAAGTCGCGGAAGGTTTCGAACGATGGATTGAAGCGGGTGCGTTCCAGGATGATCTGGCCGACGATCGCCGCCGCCGCGTTGCCGCCTGCGACGATCAGCAGTACCCAAAGCGGGCTCGGCGAGGCATTGAGAAGCGCGCCGACGACGTAGCCCAGCACGACGCCCGGCCAAAGCCGGCGCCCACGCAGGACGAATGCGGCCAGCGCCACGCCCGCCGCCGGCCACATCGGCGAGGCGACGCCGCGGGTCATGCCCCAGCGCAGGCTGGCGAAGGCGAGCGGGGCATAGACCGCGGCAAGCAGCAGGCAGCCCACGAGCGTCGTCCAGGCGGTCGGCAACCGCGAGACGAGGCGGCGATGGACCGACACGTTGCTCGGGACGGAATCGGACACGTGGTACCGGTCGAAGCCGCGACGACCTTACGTTAGCAGAGCCCTGCCGCCGCCCAGCCGGCCGGAAAGGCCGCCCGTACAATGGCGACGATGGACATCTTCAAAGTCTTCACCCTCGAGGCGGCGCACCGGCTCCCCAACGTGCCGCCGGGCCACAAGTGCGCGCGCCTGCACGGCCATTCGTTCCGCGTGGAGATCCACGTCTCGGGAGAGCCCGGTCTCGAAACGGGCTGGGTGATGGACTTCGCGGACCTCAAGGCCGCGTTCCGACCGCTCTACGACCAGCTCGACCATCACTACCTCAACGACGTCGAGGGCCTCGACAACCCGACCAGCGAGCGCCTCGCTGCCTGGATCTGGGACCGGCTCAAGCCCGAGCTGCCGCTGCTGTCGGAAGTCGTGGTCCATGAGACCTGCACGTCGGGATGCCGCTACCGCGGCCCGGGCGTCTGACACCTAACGCCGGCCGCCGCGCGACCTGCCGCTCACGACGGACGCTCTTGGTGCGTGGGCTGGACGCTTTACGGCGCGGTGCCTGATTCCGTTCCGGCCGCTGAAGCCGACGCGGCCGCTCACGTCCCTGAAAGCCCTACAACGGCCGACGAGCGGTTGTTGCACTGCACAATGGACGGGCATATGCTGCAACGCACCATCCACGCAGTCTCGGCCGATTCGGCCTAGGAGCCCGCCATGTACGCACAGTTCAACGAGCAGTTCGCCGCGGCCACCCGTCAGTTCGCCGACACCGCCGCCCGCATCAACCGCCTCGCCCTCGAGAACGCGGAGGCCATCGTCGGCCTGCAGCTCTCGGCCATCGAAGAGCGCGCCTCGGCCACCCTCGCCTTCTTCGGCGAAGCCACCGACGTCCGTGACTTCGACGGCGCCAAGAACCTCTGGCCGCGCGGTGCGCAGGTCGCCCGCGAGAACGTCGAGCGCGCCCTGACCACGGGCCAGGACGTCCTCGGCCGCTTCGTGAAGGTCCAGGAGTCGGTCGCCCAGATCGCCAAGGGCCAGTTCGAAGCTGCCGCCCGCAGCGCGAACGAGACCGTTCGCCAGGCGCAGGACCAGTTCGAGCAGGCCACCAAGGGCGCGACCAAGACCGCCGAGCAGACGGTCAACGCCGCCGCGGGCAAGCCCGGCAAGTAAGTTCTCTCTCCAGTTCCCACTGGAACCCGAACCCGGCCGCTCACGCTGCCGGGTTTTTTTGTGTCTGCGATTGCGGCGTCGACGCGTCGAAACCGAGCGTGGCAAGGCGACGCATTCGCGCATGGCGTCGGCGGCGACAGAACTCGCCGCGGCCAGCAACACGACATCCGGCATGGGCGCGTGCGGCCGTATCGCTTGTTGCGGCTTTGGGAATGGACGCGTGGTTTCACGACGCACGACGTAAAG
This region includes:
- a CDS encoding PAS domain S-box protein, with the translated sequence MSDSVPSNVSVHRRLVSRLPTAWTTLVGCLLLAAVYAPLAFASLRWGMTRGVASPMWPAAGVALAAFVLRGRRLWPGVVLGYVVGALLNASPSPLWVLLIVAGGNAAAAIVGQIILERTRFNPSFETFRDFVLFALVSASIAALSSTIGSLAIAAPLHLDSDRVWLMWSHWYLGDVTGVLIVGTMLLAWARGGWPRTMRWWTEFAVCLAMSAAIAAYVFLNRGERMYTFLVYCPLMWAALSLRLRGASAACLFIALTAVAGTTLGYGPFASLEVNARYLDLQVFIAVMAATTLVLAVVADERRAQHALMMSETRLRLALEASDTGLWKIDLRTGRMTFSPECARVTGIDERAISHTREGVATLLHPDDLVRMRATLADAIERRVLFESQFRVRRPDESELWIEARGRALYDADGLPSSMLGTISDITEQRRNERRLAEQASLLDLTSDAILIRDLTGRITYWNDSSERLYGYRRDEAIGRVARDLLRTRFPKSLGDIARTLLDRDRWEGEVVHYRKDGEPRTIHARWVLTRDGTGQPQSVMQTHTDITDRKRADLAAAFLVHLDRHIAQASSADDVADIGLRLLGEHLGLLRCTLSDIDIEQGVIRTLHEWTDGAPRVSGTFDAREFFTSELGATLASGESVAIRDLRSDPLTAQFADNYGPYGTVALAATSYVIEGRLAGTLTAAAGEPRDWRSDELQLLREVVARLWPAIERAKSVSALRESEARFRQMADITPMMVWVAEADGRCSYVSRRWTEFTGRAPETELGYGWKDVVHPDDLPAYSDTVSDAANAQRAFATEYRGLRWDGAWRWLHVSARPRFGAAGEFLGYVGAVMDVTERRDAEDALREADRRKDEFLATLAHELRNPLSPIRTGLQVLNRTEDAETARRTRAMMERQLGHMVRLIDDLLDVSRITSGKVVLQRDRISLQDAAHAAIESARPMIEGARHHLHVDLPSAPLWIDADPTRIAQVISNLLTNAAKYTPDGGEVRLRVFECDGAACVSVADNGLGIPPDALGAVFGMFAQVNRTLDRAQGGLGIGLALARRLVEMHGGSIVADSEGLGRGSTFVVRLPLAVDHPALPGADTHVSPMASRRRVLVVDDNQDAAETLGMMLELDGHATCVAYSALDGLRLVEEFRPEIAFLDIGMPVMNGYELARRLRGRADGEGMMLVAVSGWGGEADKQDAADAGFDLHLTKPVSVEAIQAAIARARKLAIAG
- the queD gene encoding 6-carboxytetrahydropterin synthase QueD, giving the protein MDIFKVFTLEAAHRLPNVPPGHKCARLHGHSFRVEIHVSGEPGLETGWVMDFADLKAAFRPLYDQLDHHYLNDVEGLDNPTSERLAAWIWDRLKPELPLLSEVVVHETCTSGCRYRGPGV
- a CDS encoding phasin family protein; this translates as MYAQFNEQFAAATRQFADTAARINRLALENAEAIVGLQLSAIEERASATLAFFGEATDVRDFDGAKNLWPRGAQVARENVERALTTGQDVLGRFVKVQESVAQIAKGQFEAAARSANETVRQAQDQFEQATKGATKTAEQTVNAAAGKPGK